One Catharus ustulatus isolate bCatUst1 chromosome 2, bCatUst1.pri.v2, whole genome shotgun sequence genomic window carries:
- the LCA5L gene encoding lebercilin-like protein, with protein sequence MIPRALSVAEPERVRGGKPLETPGTEEKETQKKDKMRKERRKCGQYLYAQGDKKGKKWPAPNSSCLNSSFSTLHSAIVYQDKNATAQRISSARLHKIKELKNEKIDLQRRIEASSLENQALRELSRRHARAIDRYSSAESHLQELLAGHRHEMTHLRTLLKMSQEAERNTAQELKRVEAEMRRTEGDLKTLLVLSEDKALAEREELNRRLAVLNETLKQKDERIQSLEMQLKLNNSTFSRQLANESKKLLEATMTTKDLLMEINIIHQKIKEKDRQLYVQNIYANRMPKVLRDQSIWVPNSTGLRVDRSAQVDKESFRELLLSQHQETEKSPIQLKKKKRGDKGREGKAKEVCSDAQGRKEKQGIKKVPMPGTFNRTHRGSRLLLKSCNLLEFIEEMEKDTEFLEQELKSLMKSEQNPQSDRAKNNQEEEAVEEVEKEEKKPHEQQKKEARSEGAIPSKDPARQKNQFISSEAVENLHQGLHTSGAKCKAGSLSCQRQAGQSCRDTAESRGKISFGAYEPSFGQTPLAGQDSPSGGQGCSHLLPSERKTPDGALWGGLFARRQPLELQQHKGEGRQVRAAWQIPNSNPPR encoded by the exons GGAAGAAATGGCCAGCTCCAAACTCCTCCTGTCTGAACTCCTCCTTTTCAACCCTGCACAGCGCCATCGTTTACCAGGACAAAAACGCCACGGCCCAGCGAATATCCTCAGCCAGGCTGCACAAAATCAAAGAGCTGAAGAACGAAAAAATCGACCTGCAAAGGAGAATCGAGGCGTCGAGCTTGGAGAACCAGGCTCTGAGAGAGCTGAGCCGCCGGCACGCCAGGGCCATCGACAGGTACAGCAGCGCGGAGAGCCACCTgcaagagctgctggcagggcatCGCCACGAGATGACACATCTCAGGACACTCCTCAAAATGTCCCAGGAGGCCGAGAgaaacacagcccaggagctcaAAAGAGTCGAAGCGGAGATGAGGAGGACTGAAGGGGATCTGAAGACTTTGCTGGTACTGTCAGAAGAtaaagctctggcagagaggGAGGAACTTAATCGCAGATTGGCAGTGCTCAATGAAACATTGAAACAAAAGGATGAGAGGATACAG AGtctggaaatgcagctgaagCTGAACAACAGCACCTTTAGTCGTCAGCTGGCAAATGAGAGTAAAAAACTCCTGGAAGCTACAATGACCACAAAGGACTTGCTAATGGAAATTAACATCATTCACCAAAAAATTAAG gaaaaggaTCGGCAACTTTACGTACAGAATATTTATGCAAATCGGATGCCAAAAGTCCTGAGGGACCAAAGTAT CTGGGTTC CCAATTCAACAGGTCTGAGAGTAGACAGATCAGCACAAGTAGATAAAGAGAGTTTTAGAGAACTGCTGCTGTCTCAGcaccaggaaacagaaaaaagtcCAATCCAGCTAAAAAAG aagaaaagaggagaTAAGGGTAGAGAAGGCAAAGCCAAGGAAGTGTGCTCAGATGCCCAAGgtagaaaagaaaagcaaggaatCAAGAAAGTGCCAATGCCAGGGACTTTTAACAGGACCCACAGAGGTAG TAGACTTTTATTGAAGTCTT GCAATTTATTAGAATTCattgaagaaatggaaaaagacacAGAGTTTCTTGAACAGGAGTTGAAAAGTCTGATGAAATCTGAACAAAATCCTCAAAGTGACAGAGCAAAGAACAATCAAGAGGAAGAGGCAGTAGAAGAAgttgaaaaagaagagaaaaaaccccatgagCAGCAAAAGAAGGAAGCCAGGAGTGAAGGTGCAATTCCAAGCAAAGACCCTGCTAGGCAGAAAAATCAATTCATCTCCTCAGAAGCTGTTGAGAATTTGCATCAGGGGCTGCACACTTCAGGTGCCAAATGCAAAGcaggcagcctgagctgccaGAGACAGGCaggccagagctgcagggacactgctgagagcaggggGAAGATTTCCTTTGGGGCTTATGAACCTTCTTTTGGGCAAACCcccctggctgggcaggacagCCCCTctggagggcagggctgcagccacctGCTGCCTTCTGAGAGGAAAACACCTGATGGAGCTCTCTGGGGAGGGCTGTTTGCAAGGAGACAAcccctggagctccagcagcacaaggggGAGGGCAGACAAGTGAGGGCTGCATGGCAAATCCCAAACTCCAACCCTCCTCGTTAA